The Mobula hypostoma unplaced genomic scaffold, sMobHyp1.1 scaffold_36, whole genome shotgun sequence genome window below encodes:
- the LOC134341680 gene encoding B-cell differentiation antigen CD72-like isoform X1, whose amino-acid sequence MNAKFIKMESRSPSRGAHKQEPRENIGNRSYLKICLLCLVTSVLAAIIAGLSIHVLQIRQSLIASDQKYQRLWEQHQEMNRTQRQCLLQIHEPNSTLQSRSSKNTNQKLSLDTCLKNVSVPSNNLSMLEHKLFVCECNLSILENQLMVLESDLSPLSTVLSDQHQTQADLRHYFNHLEMQCRTLNETKAQICQLLTSRKDHACSQDWIKNEGRCYFISTFKRSYDGAKQHCSDSDSMLFEINSEEEEIFVNKAVGDQDSSYWIGKCKAGKVASNIVYKMDAGKFECSECKSGWLSSCNNDQHRFICEKSASLYPDIAAKIWDLCQNPVEST is encoded by the exons ATGAATGCGAAGTTCATCAAAATGGAGTCACGGTCTCCTTCCAGAG GTGCGCATAAACAGGAGCCGAGAGAGAACATCGGAAATAGATCGTACCTTAAGATCTGCCTACTCTGCCTCGTTACGTCCGTTCTCGCCGCGATAATTGCCGGGCTCTCAATCCATG TGTTGCAGATCCGTCAGTCTCTGATCGCCTCCGATCAAAAGTACCAGAGACTTTGGGAGCAACATCAGGAGATGAACAGGACCCAGCGCCAATGTCTGCTGCAAATACACGAGCCGAACTCAACCCTTCAGTCCAGATCATCCAAGAATACCAACCAAAAACTCTCCCTGGACACCTGTCTGAAGAATGTTTCCGTCCCCAGCAACAACCTCTCCATGCTCGAACACAAATTATTTGTCTGCGAATGCAACCTCTCCATCCTTGAAAACCAATTGATGGTCCTGGAAAGCGACCTGTCCCCCCTGAGCACCGTGCTCTCTGATCAGCATCAAACGCAAGCCGATCTCCGTCACTACTTCAATCACCTCGAAATGCAGTGTAGAACTCTAAACGAAACCAAGGCTCAAATCTGCCAACTGCTGACCAGCAGAAAAG ATCATGCGTGTTCCCAGGACTGGATCAAAAATGAAGGCCGGTGTTATTTCATATCCACATTTAAAAGATCATACGATGGAGCGAAACAACATTGTTCTGACTCTGATTCAATGCTTTTTGAAATAAATTCAGAAGAGGAAGAG ATTTTTGTTAACAAAGCTGTCGGCGACCAAGACAGCTCATATTGGATTGGAAAATGCAAAGCCGG GAAAGTGGCCTCTAATATCGTGTACAAGATGGACGCTGGAAAGTTCGAATGCAGTGAATGTAAATCTGGTTGGCTTAGCAGTTGTAACAATGATCAGCACCGTTTCATCTGTGAGAAGTCTGCATCTTTGTACCCGGACATTGCTGCAAAGATCTGGGATCTCTGTCAAAATCCCGTGGAGTCGACGTAA
- the LOC134341680 gene encoding C-type lectin domain family 4 member G-like isoform X2, producing MIRQSLIASDQKYQRLWEQHQEMNRTQRQCLLQIHEPNSTLQSRSSKNTNQKLSLDTCLKNVSVPSNNLSMLEHKLFVCECNLSILENQLMVLESDLSPLSTVLSDQHQTQADLRHYFNHLEMQCRTLNETKAQICQLLTSRKDHACSQDWIKNEGRCYFISTFKRSYDGAKQHCSDSDSMLFEINSEEEEIFVNKAVGDQDSSYWIGKCKAGKVASNIVYKMDAGKFECSECKSGWLSSCNNDQHRFICEKSASLYPDIAAKIWDLCQNPVEST from the exons ATG ATCCGTCAGTCTCTGATCGCCTCCGATCAAAAGTACCAGAGACTTTGGGAGCAACATCAGGAGATGAACAGGACCCAGCGCCAATGTCTGCTGCAAATACACGAGCCGAACTCAACCCTTCAGTCCAGATCATCCAAGAATACCAACCAAAAACTCTCCCTGGACACCTGTCTGAAGAATGTTTCCGTCCCCAGCAACAACCTCTCCATGCTCGAACACAAATTATTTGTCTGCGAATGCAACCTCTCCATCCTTGAAAACCAATTGATGGTCCTGGAAAGCGACCTGTCCCCCCTGAGCACCGTGCTCTCTGATCAGCATCAAACGCAAGCCGATCTCCGTCACTACTTCAATCACCTCGAAATGCAGTGTAGAACTCTAAACGAAACCAAGGCTCAAATCTGCCAACTGCTGACCAGCAGAAAAG ATCATGCGTGTTCCCAGGACTGGATCAAAAATGAAGGCCGGTGTTATTTCATATCCACATTTAAAAGATCATACGATGGAGCGAAACAACATTGTTCTGACTCTGATTCAATGCTTTTTGAAATAAATTCAGAAGAGGAAGAG ATTTTTGTTAACAAAGCTGTCGGCGACCAAGACAGCTCATATTGGATTGGAAAATGCAAAGCCGG GAAAGTGGCCTCTAATATCGTGTACAAGATGGACGCTGGAAAGTTCGAATGCAGTGAATGTAAATCTGGTTGGCTTAGCAGTTGTAACAATGATCAGCACCGTTTCATCTGTGAGAAGTCTGCATCTTTGTACCCGGACATTGCTGCAAAGATCTGGGATCTCTGTCAAAATCCCGTGGAGTCGACGTAA